Proteins encoded together in one Penicillium digitatum chromosome 1, complete sequence window:
- a CDS encoding high-affinity methionine permease translates to MASAAVQLPGSPGSLLSEKPRVPISEKPHHVQTTLNFFKENEDGSPPAPAYTSKPETYDRPAAPLAATIHDVSGHELDYKLDSHGFQLYYHESQEKDFLDEEKIKREYYPETEQLLKDATGASRIFIFDHTIRRAQLDGSTGVRLRGPVQRVHIDQSYTASKNRVSHHLPAEAPELLKGRYQIINVWRPIKTILKDPLAVADAHSVPDSDLVPIGLIYPDRQGETYGVKPDPNIKWYYRYGQTPDLVTLIKCFDSKVDGRARRVPHTAFVNPETEHEAGRESIEVRALVFHPDDRD, encoded by the exons ATGGCTTCAGCAGCTGTTCAACTTCCCGGTTCTCCAGGCTCTCTGCTCTCCGAAAAGCCCCGAGTCCCCATCTCTGAAAAGCCTCACCATGTTCAAACTACCCTCAACTTCTTTAAAGAGAATGAGGATGGCTCACCACCGGCACCCGCATATACGAGCAAGCCAGAAACTTACGATCGACCTGCGGCTCCTCTCGCGGCCACCATCCACGATGTCAGCGGGCATGAGCTTGACTACAAGCTCGACAGTCATGGATTCCAGCTCTACTACCATGAAAGCCAAGAGAAGGACTTCCTCGacgaggagaagatcaagcgTGAATACTACCCGGAAACAGAACAACTGCTCAAAGACGC CACGGGCGCATCCcgcatcttcatcttcgaccATACCATCCGAAGAGCCCAACTCGACGGATCCACCGGCGTCCGTCTCCGCGGACCTGTCCAGCGCGTGCACATCGATCAATCCTATACCGCATCCAAGAACAGAGTCTCCCACCATCTCCCAGCCGAGGCACCCGAGCTTCTCAAGGGCCGATACCAGATTATCAACGTCTGGCGTCCGATTAAAACCATCCTGAAGGATCCACTGGCTGTGGCAGATGCGCACTCAGTCCCCGATAGTGACCTTGTCCCCATCGGGCTCATCTACCCGGACCGTCAGGGTGAGACATATGGCGTCAAGCCAGATCCTAACATCAAGTGGTATTACCGCTATGGCCAGACTCCGGACTTGGTGACTCTGATCAAGTGTTTTgattccaaggttgacgGAAGAGCTCGTCGTGTGCCCCATACTGCTTTTGTGAACCCAGAGACGGAGCACGAAGCGGGACGAGAGAGTATCGAAGTGCGAGCATTGGTTTTCCATCCTGATGACCGTGACTAG